Sequence from the Candidatus Melainabacteria bacterium genome:
TGCTATTCCTAAAGATAAAGTTTTCTTAACTCTCTGTAAATTGAAAATAAACATATATAAGCACTTAGAGAAAGTTGTCTACAAAATATACCTCTTCAGCAACAAACCTCGGCACCTTCTCTTGCATAATACCACCAGTTAAGTAGTAAGCAAAATACATAAAATGCAGCAAGGTTATAAAGTGCTAATTCTGGTGTACCAGCTTCAATACTAGCTCCAAAAAGCTTAGGTATAATAAATGCACCATATGCAGCAACTGCTGATATCCATCCAAGTACTGGTCCTGCTTGCTTGGCTTCAAATATTACAGGTACTTTTCTAAATATGGCACCATTACCAATGCCAACAGCAAAAAACAAAACTAAAGAAACAAGCAAGAACAATATAAAATGTTGTTCTGGATTTGGTGAACTCTTTGCTAACTTAACAAGATTTGCAATACCGACTACACATATAGTCATAATAACAGTGTTTACATGAGTAACTTTTGCGCCACCAACTTTATCTGAAAGCCATCCTCCAATTGGCCTAATTAATGAACCTACAAAAGGTCCAAGCCAAGCAAAGTAAAAAGGATTTGGAGCATTTGGATTTACTACTCCACCAGGCAAATATCCAAATATAACCTTTATAAAAAGTGGAAATGCTGCTGAATATCCAATGAAGGTACCAAAGGTCATTATATACAAAAGTGTAACTATCCAGTTATGTTTGTTTTTAAAAATTTCATATTGATTATTCAGGTTTAATCTTACTTGTTTTGGTGTAAAGTCCATAAGAACTAAAGTAACAATTATAGTTAGTGGAAGAACTACCCATAAATCCAATTTTTGAACAAGTAATAAATACAAACCAAAAGATGAGCTTACAAAACCTAAAAAAGTTAACCAGAATATTTTTACAAGACAAGAAATTGCAGGCCCAATCTTATGAACAGGAAGATTATCCATACCAAACCAGGCAAAAATAGTTCCAAGAATAAGAAATGGAATCCAAACAAAGCCACCATTTTGGATGTAAGTTAGAGTCCCAGCTGGTGTACTTCCTAAAGCACTTAAAAGTGGCCTTCCGTTTCCACAAAGTGTACCAAAAATTGACACAGATATTGCTACTGGAATTACAATTTGTGTAACACTCACACCAAAATTCCCAAGGCCGGCATTTAATCCAAGTGCAAGTCCTTGCATCCTTTTTGGAAAGAAAGAACTAATATTTGACATAGACGATGCAAATACTCCACCACCAATACCTGAAAGAGCAGCTAAGGTAACAAAAACTAAAAACGGAGTACCTATGTCTTGTAAAGCAATACCAATGCCAACTGCAGGAACAAGTAAGAGAAAAGTTGTTAAAGCAATAATATTCCTACCACCAGAGATTCCAACCAAAAAGGAATAAGGAATCCTAAGAGTTGCCCCAGTAAGTCCTGCTACTGCAGTTAATGTAAAGAGCTGCTCGTCATTAAAAGGAAACCCAAGATTTTTCATTTGGACAGTGATAATACTCCATGACATCCAGACACAAAAGGCTAGCATTAGACAAAAAATTGAAACCCATAAGTTCTTATATGCAATTGTACTTCCTTTGGTTGTCCAAAATTCTTTGTCTTCAATTTCCCATTTTTCAATTTCGCTCATTATTTCCTCCTTACACTTTACTACCTATCTTCTTTAACTACAGATACAATATTTAGAATACCAGATTTTAATAGAAAGAAGCTTGGATTCTTCAATTACTTATACACTTTTAAATCCAGTTATTAAAAATATTAATAGAGTTATTTCAAAAAGAAAAAATTGAAATTATAGAATATAAGGGATATTTGCATATGCCAGACTTAGCATTATTTAACTAACAATACAATCTGCTTCTGTTTGTCAAGATTCACAAAAAAATATCAGGAGGATTTAGGAACGAGTTTGCTGCTCAAAGATATGCAGTACTAATGTCCATAATTGATACAGCTAAAAAACAAGGGCTTAAAATGTTTGATGCCTGTCAAAAGCTTTTAAGCCGTACCTTAACCTTACAGCCTACTTCCTGCTAGGCAGAAACCTTATTTTTAATATTAAACCCTGGAATAAAAAAATCACAAGATCCTTGCATAAAAGTTCTAAGGTATATTTTTATGACTGGGCTTCAGTAAGTTCTCCAGGAGCTAAGTTGGAAAATTTTGTTGCTTCACAACTATTTAAAGCATGTACTTTATGGCAAGACAGATATGGATATAAATATGATTTAAATTATATTAGAACCTACGACGGTGCTGAAGTTGATTTTTTAATTACCTGTGAAAGAAAGCCTTGGCTTTTAATTGAAGTAAAACAGGGACAGCCTGATATTCAATCTTCATTGTATAGATTTAAAACTGAGTTAAACATCCCTGCTTTGCTGTTAACCAATCTTCCTAAAATAAACACTAAACATAAAGAGGGAATAAGTATTATGAGCTTAGAAAGATTTTTATCAATTTTGCCATAATGCAACGGGACATTGCTTAAAATAAGAAGAAACAAGCTTTACTGCTTCTCTGGGAAAAGCACTGATTACTTCTTGCATAAGCTTATCTAAGGTATTGAAGGCCTATTGTAAATTTTTACAAATCTAAAGTATCACTTTAGATTTGTAACCTACAATTAAGGGTATACTTCTCATGGTATGAAGTATATAAGCAGGTATCTGGAAAGAAAATTGGCAAAAAAAACAACAAATACTCCTGTGGTTACGTTGACTGGCATAAGGCAAAGTGGCAAGTCGACATTACTGCGTCACTTATTTAAAGAGTGGAAATATATAACATTTGATAATATACAACTAAGAGATGAAGCAAACAGAGATCCTGCATTATTTTTAAAAAAATATCCAGACAAAACTATTTTTGATGAAGCTCAAAAAAACACCTGACTTGTTCCATGAGATTAAGCTACAGGTTGATACAAACAAAAAGAAGAGGTTTATACTGTCTGGCTCTTCTAATTTTTTGCTTTTGTCAAATATAACAGAAAGCCTTGCAGGCAGAACATCTCTTTGTGAGCTCTATCCTTTTTCATTATCAGAATCCAAGGAGGTAAAACTTGAAGAAACCTTCTTAGAAGAATTACAAAAAGCAAAAACAATTGAGGACATAAATCTTAAAAGAGAAAACAAATATACCTTTAATGAAATTATAAATGCAATTTTATTTGGTGGTTTTCCTAGAATTCATGAAATGACGAGTCATGAAGATAAACTAGAGTATTTTCAGGACTATCAAACAATCGTGATAGAGAAAGATTTTCGTGATTTTATAAAAGTCAAAAACCTTCAGGAATTTAACAAACTATACAGAGCACTTGCATTTCAGACGGGAAATTTACTGAATTATGCAAATCTTTCAAATGATCTTGGGATCTCAGCAGTAACAACAAAAGAATATATAAATCTTCTTATTACAACCTATCAATTTTTTTTGCTTTATCCATACTATAAAAAATTAAAGACAAGACTTGTTAAAACTCCTAAAATATATTCCTTAGATACAGGATTAACAAATTCCCTTGAGAGAATCACTGATAAAGACAGGCTTTTAAACAGTGGGAGATTTGGAAATATATTTGAGAATTGGGTTTTAACTGAACTTATAAAACAAAAATCTTTACTCGGCATACAGCCTGATTTTCACTTTTTTAGAACATCAACAGGAATTGAGATAGATCTAATAATTGATTTTACTGATAAGCTTATTCCTATAGAAATTAAATCCACTGCAAAAGTTGACTTTACAAGTATAAAAAGTATTGATTATTTTATGGAATCTTTTCAAAGTTCCAAAACCAAAGTACCTTTTGGGCTTGTAATTTATTTAGGAGACGATATAGTTTATACCAACCCTAATAAATAAAGCCACATAAATGGGAACCATATAATGATTTTTGCGGGCCTCATTATGGAGGTAACGCAAAATGAATAAAGTATTGAACAAATTAGAAGAGCATAATTTTTTGGAATTGTACAAGAATGACGGATATTAAAGAGGTCAAGATATGCAATTATGGACT
This genomic interval carries:
- a CDS encoding AAA family ATPase codes for the protein MAKKTTNTPVVTLTGIRQSGKSTLLRHLFKEWKYITFDNIQLRDEANRDPALFLKKYPDKTIFDEAQKNT
- a CDS encoding DUF4143 domain-containing protein — protein: MSKAFKPYLNLTAYFLLGRNLIFNIKPWNKKITRSLHKSSKVYFYDWASVSSPGAKLENFVASQLFKACTLWQDRYGYKYDLNYIRTYDGAEVDFLITCERKPWLLIEVKQGQPDIQSSLYRFKTELNIPALLLTNLPKINTKHKEGISIMSLERFLSILP
- a CDS encoding DUF4143 domain-containing protein, translating into MKLKKTPDLFHEIKLQVDTNKKKRFILSGSSNFLLLSNITESLAGRTSLCELYPFSLSESKEVKLEETFLEELQKAKTIEDINLKRENKYTFNEIINAILFGGFPRIHEMTSHEDKLEYFQDYQTIVIEKDFRDFIKVKNLQEFNKLYRALAFQTGNLLNYANLSNDLGISAVTTKEYINLLITTYQFFLLYPYYKKLKTRLVKTPKIYSLDTGLTNSLERITDKDRLLNSGRFGNIFENWVLTELIKQKSLLGIQPDFHFFRTSTGIEIDLIIDFTDKLIPIEIKSTAKVDFTSIKSIDYFMESFQSSKTKVPFGLVIYLGDDIVYTNPNK
- a CDS encoding MFS transporter, with amino-acid sequence MSEIEKWEIEDKEFWTTKGSTIAYKNLWVSIFCLMLAFCVWMSWSIITVQMKNLGFPFNDEQLFTLTAVAGLTGATLRIPYSFLVGISGGRNIIALTTFLLLVPAVGIGIALQDIGTPFLVFVTLAALSGIGGGVFASSMSNISSFFPKRMQGLALGLNAGLGNFGVSVTQIVIPVAISVSIFGTLCGNGRPLLSALGSTPAGTLTYIQNGGFVWIPFLILGTIFAWFGMDNLPVHKIGPAISCLVKIFWLTFLGFVSSSFGLYLLLVQKLDLWVVLPLTIIVTLVLMDFTPKQVRLNLNNQYEIFKNKHNWIVTLLYIMTFGTFIGYSAAFPLFIKVIFGYLPGGVVNPNAPNPFYFAWLGPFVGSLIRPIGGWLSDKVGGAKVTHVNTVIMTICVVGIANLVKLAKSSPNPEQHFILFLLVSLVLFFAVGIGNGAIFRKVPVIFEAKQAGPVLGWISAVAAYGAFIIPKLFGASIEAGTPELALYNLAAFYVFCLLLNWWYYAREGAEVCC